Genomic window (Culex pipiens pallens isolate TS chromosome 3, TS_CPP_V2, whole genome shotgun sequence):
ATTTAAATgttaagaatgtttttttttatatttcgtaaATTtagatattatatttttttttattttagaatttttgaattaaaatatttaagaaatctaaaaatgctagtatttttaatcttagaatttttaaatttaaggatttgaaaatattagatttttttattgtagaatattagatttttttattttataattttagaggCTTCGAAAATGTTAGATTTTACAGGCTtaccccgacaaacttcgttctgcctatttttcgtcttttgacgttttagggtttttttcttattcagcctcctgtgatcaaaatttaatttaagagcgagtttttcaccgatgtgaaacaggtcgtatcgaggtgctccgatttggatgaaactttcagggtttgtttgtctatacatgagatgaactcatgccaaatatgagccctctacgacaaagggaagtggggtaaaacggcctttgaagtttgaggtcgaaaaaacataaaaaatcttaaaattgctcgcatttccgtaaaacttcatcaattccgactctcttagatgcattcgaaaggtcttttgaagcacttcaaaatgagccatagacatccaggattggtttgactttttctcttagcttttgcaaattactgtcaaaaatggatttttttaaaaccttaatatctttttgcaacagcctccaacacccatactcccataggtcaaaagataggtaatttcatgcactataagcctacggtattaactttttggccaatcacagtttttctcatagtttttcgatttttctagaacaaacattttacaacgttagttttctccctgtaggccaagaagacggcactttttggtctcaattttgttatattcggaatcctcggacaatttcacataagttagaagtattggagttgtaaatttgattggaaaaatcaccatttagaatgaattaaaatattttttaacaattttttggattaggggtaaaacaggttttcgcctacttgatacagcatttgacgttttgatcacagggtaaataagatctacagtatgtaaaaaaagtatttacaccccttgggcactatgcacattttgtgatgaaacatgtaaaaaatttaaagtttgacaggaacctagtactacgttttgttcagaaaatcatgccaaacattttgctacaaaaagctcatgaaaagatgatttctataaaaagttatataacaaatactattacgaaaataaaaaaggtgcaaaaaaagtttgtacacctttcgaaaaattaacataaataatgttatttgttgacaaatcaccataaatccagtctcccaactccaaataggcatccttgactgattaaaaaaataatttggattgaatataaagtttactaactacttagtataaaagtttatataactctggaaattctatataaaacttatctaaacataattttgcaaacttttaattcaactaaatgtcaatatattaccatagaattgctaaataaacattttggagtgggtataacaccgttttgggagtatttgtatcgatagaatagatttttcgttggaatttcgtaccaacccggaattacgtcgtaggaaaatccgccggcatccgaaccggtccacgattcacaagtcaacctatgtggaatcggaaagggcataaaatttccgatcttttgatacccatacatctaggttttctttaaaacctacgtttttaaatacctgggcaaaaagtaagtttgatccacgagaacaaaaattacgaaattccatacatttttggcaggttgctcaaacgaaaccataacaacgtttttgcttaggtatttaaaaacgtgggttttatagaaaacctggatgtatggatatcaaaagatcggaaattttatgccctttctgatgccacataggttgacttgtgaattgaggaccggttcagatgccggcggattttccgacgacgtaattccgggttggtacgaaattccaacgaaaaatctattctatcgatacaaatacccccaaaacggtgttatacccactccaaaatgtttatttagcaattctatggtaattaattgacatttatttgaattaaaagtttgcaaaattaagtttagataagttttatatagaatttccagagttatataaacttttatactaagtagttagtaaactttatattcaatccaaattatttttttaatcagtcaaggatgcctatttggagttgggagactggatttatggtgatttgtcaacaaataacattatttatgttaatttttcgaaaggtgtacaaactttttttgcaccttttttattttcgtaatagtatttgttatataactttttatagaaatcatcttttcatgagctttttttagcaaaatgtttggcatgagtttctgaacaaaacgtagtactaggttcctgtcaaactttaaattttttacatgtttcatcacaaaatgtgcatagtgcccaaggggtgtaaatactttttttacatactgtatttcttttttcaaaaatgttttatttaattattttttaaatcaaaattacaactccaatacttctaacttacgtgaaattgtccgaggattccgaatatgacaaaattgagaccaaaaagtgccatcttcttggcctacagggcaaaaactaacgttgtaaaatgtttgttctagaaaaatagtaaaactatgagaaaaactgcgattggccaaaaagttaataccgtaggcttatagtccatgaaattccctaacttttgacctatgggagtatgggtgttggaggttgttgccaaaagttattgtACGCAAACTTCGGTGGGGAACTTgccaaaaaagtaaaacaacttTCGAAGAAAAACTATACGGCTTTGACTTGGGCCATTTATTCAAAGAAAAAAGCGAAACGTGATTTTTGGCAGAGGTTCCTCCTCGATGTATTCTTGCGAGCGTTGTCGAATACAGACTAAAACTGATGAGCCGCAGCTCCCTATCGGCTACCCGATCGATCGTGCTGACGATCGTCGGCGGAAATGCAAAAGATCGCAGAGAGCGATAAGAGATTGATTGAGAGAACGCAACAATTCATGATTACATTAGAACAGTCCAAAAAATCTTATATCTAGGGTAACAAATTCAATCTTCAGCAGTAGGTCTCCAacatggttttaaaaaaatccatttttaacagtaatttgcaaaagctatgagtaaaagtcaaaccaatcctggatgtctatagcacatttttaagggcttcaaaagaccattcgaatgcatctaagagagttggaattgatgaagttttaaggAAACGCGagcaatttaaagatttttcatgtgttttggacctcaaacttcaatgcccgttttaacccacttccctttgtcgtagagggctcatatttgacatgagttcatctcaagtatagacaaacaaaccctgaaagtttcatccaaattggagcacctcgatacgacctctagaacaaaccgagcagaatctacaaatactgcctcttaacgtAACTTTCCCCATATAATCTGCAaatttccggaatcggttccagagtggccaaagttgtcacttttttgcgtaagaaccttccttggacttatacgaactcaacgcaacaaagagcacctcgatccgacgctccgtattgaactgatttgcgttcgaacaaaaccgtcgaaattttttatatatactataggatgtaacaaaaatgatctttcgaaaaaatgccaaactttgaaggtctgtaccgagctccaggatgctccaaatttcaaagttatttataccaaaagatgcgcaaggatctggcctacacgccaatgatgttgaaaataaaaactacagtgctcaaaatgtctcaaaaaatgacatttttgaaaaaatctttttttacgggttaaatcccatttaaaattgaaaggcggagcgccagctcctgtacgtccaatcaagctcatattttggatttgggcttagaatgcccaccggaacaaacccttgaatgcccgccaaaaagtcatttttgtttcactctaatatatacagcagttccatatgaaagttaaagaaaaaaaaataaaggtgcttcgatttggctcaaaatttttctgggggttccttggccaaaataattagacccgtatttttttgtttggccttaaggtggcctacgccgtgttagggtggtctgaaaaattgccttttgcgtcaattttcacaaaaaccacttttttcaaaaaatcatgacttcgctccattttaaccgattttaggtgtcttgggcgcaaatgaaagatgataagtttgacttccaaaaaaaataatgtggagtttcaaaaatgtagcctaacatttgaaaaagtcttatgaaaacatcaaatgccgttttgacggtgtctggaccaaagagcttatacctgaaaatatctttaacggattcctcggacaattttacataatatatcaaaaattgggaAGGTTAattaacaggattcagagatatgactttttgaaaataaaatccgggtttttcgacgcgccgccacgcgcaaaaacgggaaattgACGAAaccggcaaaaaatcaactttttcactaaaactgcgataactcgaaaatttcagcgatgacctatacatgttagggtaccaaagtttttgtaattgaaatacgcaactggtcaaagtcaaactaaaaagtgacgaactgtcactttttatacggcgctcacgcacactatcaaaacaaacgtttgtgtgtcaaacttaaaagtgaccccgttcgttagacaacagttggtgtcaaaccaccggggtttgagtgtattgtaCATCTTTTTGAATTTCGGAATTTAGatgttacatgttttttttgaagcatagcatttttaattcaaaatgtttgagaatcaagaattttttaatcttagaatttttaaaattttacgatttaaaaaaatggttttaagaattttttattgtagaaattctcaatttttgaaatttagactTTTAAAACCGTAAAATTTAGGACTTTtaaaatctaagaatttttaatatttgcttttaaatcaactttttttaaatgttggatGTTGTTTAGATGttgtttaaaatgtattttggatgcataaaatttttaaatacagtccagattcgattatccgaaggccgcggaaaaatttcacttcggataatcgaatcatgaaaaaacaaattttcgttgcttaattttttattgttgggcttaatgtatgacccctaaactacgttaaagtgatttaaaactttttaattcaagatggcgatTAATATGGCgatgttgaaatattgaaaaaatgcatttattatttaaaagacaatcaactattcaaattttactaaaatggggtagcagaactcgaatttaatgtttaaaacaaggaaaagaaaaaaaaaatgttcgtgattcgattattcgaagtcccatacaaaccttcggataatcgaacttcggataatcgaggcttcggataaccgagtctggattgtaagaatattttagaatgtataaatctttgaatttttaaatttttaaatctcataattttatatttttcaaatctaaaatttttaaaaattttggattcAAGGAGCTTTGAAATCTTTGATCTTTCGAATTTTtgacttttaataaattttttagaatatttgattCTCAAAAtcaatgttgaaatattataatcttaaaattttaaaaagtatatACTTTCGAaatctttgaaataaaaaaaaaaaaaatagaatttgtttattttcttgATTCGTCGATTTCTTGGTCGTCTTGAATTTCccgaaaagtgtccacgtggtttatggatgacctCGTcagtttttcagaaatttttaattttcggtgatgaaatattggaaatatacacttttgttttcgttttacggagcaaggtgggggacgcggcctcaagtcagtccaagtccggtttcttgtggaaaaaagggtagtggccgaactagtattgcataccaaatgaacaccaccggaagatataggggatcgggagggggaaggtgaaagaaaattagtgtaggtgtgagtagtaagaacttggatgacttgagcagttacgttaatctaactttaaaactgaataaaggaaatatgaaattatgattcaatcaaaaactaatttgaaatttatacaaAAGGAATCtgtaatgtattttaaatttaaaggaaatcaaATATATCTACTGGAAAATAAAAGATGAAAACTATTTTGTCACGGGAACATAAATCTCGAGGCCTTTATTCTGGCCCCCCTTCTgtcgcgtccgtcagtagtcttgtctgtcgtacattacaactagaagcaGATCTGCCTATGAAATAGTACACTTTAACTAATTAAACCAATTTAACTAATCATTTGTGCCCAATTATTCATTTCAGGAAAGCTAAGCAACTTGAATCAACAACCTcaactaaactgtctgaaagtaactTAAATCTCAAATCctcgaaattttaattacaaatccAAACATTCCTTTACCTAATTCTTAAACCTGTTTTGCTGCttccaaaaacaataaacattattgaaacgttcatattttacaagctaAACACTTGTTGTTAAGACGACTAATTCATGCCttacatttcattagggcacacaagctttgcaaacaagagtgtatccctatcatactttatgtaaactgtcatttgagtgaaagagatacactcctgttcacaaaaccAATGTgtccctttgaaatgttaggctccatttgatcgtcaaaactccagtagatcctcgattcgcaaaaatggtcgatacaaccctaatccgaaaaccgttagttcaacagattaacgaattttgtccgatatcatttcattattgattgatcgagactctatggattttttgacaattctgaATGGTTATTATTAGACCACATAAATTGAAATCAGAGATTCTGATAGCATTACTTAACTCGCTTACACATAGATAGAGTCTGGAACTATTAAACAAcctaaagttacaaaaaaaaactaactattctgagtgccttgcaaaaaaactcaattatCAAAATACCAAATCCTAACCTAAcacccactttaaaaaaaagaaaaaaaaatctcaatgcaTAGAAGAGGCCTCTTTTACTGTTGTGCGTAAGCGTTGCTTTGCTTTATGGATTTCTACCTAAGCTAACGATGTATCAAAAAGATTTAAACCTGTTCCTACCAGAACaaacaagaatattgagatgcaaataaaaaaaaatcaatatcttgtAATTTTACATAGTATAATAGttgtgatttctatcaacacaagtatataaatataaaataaatgtgtgatatataTCAACATCGGAAACCATCTTGGCAAATAGCCCTGAAACGACGGCAACGTGTGGCTCCTCTCCAGGGATATTGGAAATATACACTTGGTATTTTAATAGGCTATCAAACATTCCATTTGATGTGgaagaaagaaaataaaaataacggtTTTAACTCTACAGCtcgctttttacaaattttgaattttgatccacagattgaaaaaaatagcacAAACATAAGGAATTGTTTCTTTCAGATATTTTATTCTGTAGATTTTTAACAGTCAAACAAAATGTCAAATCACTACTTTTGACATAGGAAAAAAATTAATCCGCAtataaaaatcgcaaaaaaagtgAAGAAAATTCCCTGTTTGCTGCGCGCAGTTTTACACGCACAATCACATCACTGAAATGATTAGGTGCGCTAAAGTGGGAAATGGAAGTAATTTGTAattgtagaaggtattgttttgattcgcagctGTTGTGGATAGACCTGGAACACCGCAAAACGGGGATtctcattatatttttttcatttccaaaTTCTCAAAGAAATCAAACAATTTCTCTGTATCTTAAGGTAAAACGGGACGCCAGTTCTTAGAAAACTTCTCTTCTTTGCAGAATGTCGAACAAGGAATGCAGGGAATGGGCCTCGGTGGCCGAGGCGACCGCGACGTCGGCAACCATCACGGCAACTCGTCCTCGGCCCACGGTCGCGGCGGCGGTGCCCTATCCAAATCAGACCAACATCACCAGCAACAGAAGGAAGCTCCCAAAAAGATGACCTGGGCGTCGATCGCGTCGCAGCCGGCTAAACCGCAAGTGAACACCACGAGTACCACGGTGAAGAAGAAGGGAATGGCCCCACCGCCGATGGTTCCGGGCAAGCACAACATGGACATCGGAACGTGGGACTCCCCGTCCAAGAATGGGCCCGGGGCCGCGATGGTCCCGACGCCGACGCCACCTCCGATCGTACCGCCGCCGGTGATCGAACCGTCGCCGTTGGCCGAACCTCCGGCACCGGTTAAGGGGGCGAACCCGATGGGTGGCAATCACcatccgcagcagcagcagcagcagcaggcgcatcatcatcagcaacaacagcagtATCAGCAACATCATCAgcatcaacaacaacagcaacagcaaaacATGGGACCACCTCCGGGAGCGCAAAACACCCGTTGGCCAACGATTGGCCAAGCGCAGAATCCGCCTCCGGCACCATCGCAACAGCAGAACCAATCCGGCGGAATGATGACTCAtccgccgcagcagcagcagccgcgtCAAGATCATCGTCCGTAtcaccaacaacaacatcagCAGGGTGGTCCGCAAAACAACCGAAACAACTACTCGGGGCCACCTCCGTCGTAccatcatcagcagcagcaaccgCCTTCGATGCAACAACAACAGCCACCGCCGCAGCATCCTCGCCAGAGCCAGAATCATCACGGAGGACCACCTCCGGCGCCGGTGCATCATCAGCAGGCCGAACGCGGATCGTACCAACAACCGCCTCCGCAGGCACCTCCGCACCGACAGCCGCAAGCTCCTCCTCCCCAGCAGCAGGATCAAGTGGACCGCGTCCGTGGAAACGGACCAAGCTATCACGACAACCCGCCGGTTCAACCGGCAGCACCGCAGGCGCAACAAGCGCCGCCAGTTGTGCAGCCACCGCCGCCAGCACGCTCACCGACTCCGAGCGCAGCGGTGGCCGCGGAGGTTGCCCCGGCACCCGTCGTCATCAACCAGCTGCAGAGCAAGAACAACTACAATCCGCCCACGTGCGACATGCTCGACACGGCCCACCTGGCCCGGTTCTTCGTGATCAAGTCCTACTCGGAGGACGACATCCACCGCAGCATCAAGTACGAGATCTGGTGCTCGACCGAACACGGCAACCAGCGGCTCGATCAGGCGTACCGCGAGCGCGAAGAAAAGGGCGGCATGGTCTATCTGTTCTTCTCCGTCAACGGGTCCGGTCACTTTTGCGGGATCGCCCAAATGATGACGGCCGTCGACTACAACTCGATCTCGAGCGTTTGGTCGCAGGACAAGTGGAAGGGCACCTTCAAGGTGCGCTGGATCTACGTCAAGGACGTCCCGAACGGCCAGCTGCGCCACGTCAAGCTGGAAAACAACGAGAACAAACCCATCACGAACTCGCGCGACACGCAGGAGGTGCCGAACGCCAAGGGCCTGCAAGCGCTCAAGATCATCCACTCGTACAAGCACACGATGTCGATCTTTGACGACTTTATCCACTACGAGCAGCGCCAGCTGGAGGAGGACACCAAGAAGCACGAACCGCCGGCACCGCAGTACGGCCGGGATGGTGGAAGCGGCGGCGGTCGATCGTACGGGGATCGTGGTGGCAGCTACGGAAGCGGTGGCTACAACAAGTACAACGATCGCGATGGAGGTGGCGACGGGTACAACTCGCGCGGTTACGAAGCGCGAAGCTACCAGAGCAGCGGCTACAACAAGGGCAGTTATGGTAAGTGAAGCTGGGAAATCAACCACAATGATCACCCTCTAACAAAAACCCACTTTTTCCAGGAGGTTACAACAACCGTGGCGGCAGCCAGTACGGTGATCGTGACCGGGGTGGCTACCAGAGCTACGATCgtcgcaacaacaacaacagcggaAATGGAAGCAACAGCGGGGACGATCGGGACGGCAACAACTACTCGGATCGTCACGATGGTGGCGGTGGCGGAGGTGGATACCAGCGAAGCTATGGTCGGCCCAATCGGGACTACAACTATGGGCGGGACGAGAATCGTGGGCGGAACGAGTTCCGCAGTGGTGACGATGGGTACAGATCGCGTGGACCGCCGCCTGCGGCGGTTGGTTCGGAGGGTGAGAGTGGTAATTCGGTGGCTGCGGACAATAATGGCGGTGGCTATCGGAGCGCATCGCGTGACCATTATCGGGCTGGGAACTGAGGC
Coding sequences:
- the LOC120424005 gene encoding YTH domain-containing family protein 3-like isoform X2, encoding MSTVSDQRMKGQGNHGNDYNNSWGSQQMNHGHAGAGATGGGYSQRKPYDDSSYQHRNHQGGGYHQGHDGIKNVEQGMQGMGLGGRGDRDVGNHHGNSSSAHGRGGGALSKSDQHHQQQKEAPKKMTWASIASQPAKPQVNTTSTTVKKKGMAPPPMVPGKHNMDIGTWDSPSKNGPGAAMVPTPTPPPIVPPPVIEPSPLAEPPAPVKGANPMGGNHHPQQQQQQQAHHHQQQQQYQQHHQHQQQQQQQNMGPPPGAQNTRWPTIGQAQNPPPAPSQQQNQSGGMMTHPPQQQQPRQDHRPYHQQQHQQGGPQNNRNNYSGPPPSYHHQQQQPPSMQQQQPPPQHPRQSQNHHGGPPPAPVHHQQAERGSYQQPPPQAPPHRQPQAPPPQQQDQVDRVRGNGPSYHDNPPVQPAAPQAQQAPPVVQPPPPARSPTPSAAVAAEVAPAPVVINQLQSKNNYNPPTCDMLDTAHLARFFVIKSYSEDDIHRSIKYEIWCSTEHGNQRLDQAYREREEKGGMVYLFFSVNGSGHFCGIAQMMTAVDYNSISSVWSQDKWKGTFKVRWIYVKDVPNGQLRHVKLENNENKPITNSRDTQEVPNAKGLQALKIIHSYKHTMSIFDDFIHYEQRQLEEDTKKHEPPAPQYGRDGGSGGGRSYGDRGGSYGSGGYNKYNDRDGGGDGYNSRGYEARSYQSSGYNKGSYGGYNNRGGSQYGDRDRGGYQSYDRRNNNNSGNGSNSGDDRDGNNYSDRHDGGGGGGGYQRSYGRPNRDYNYGRDENRGRNEFRSGDDGYRSRGPPPAAVGSEGESGNSVAADNNGGGYRSASRDHYRAGN
- the LOC120424005 gene encoding YTH domain-containing family protein 3-like isoform X1 — translated: MSTVSDQRMKGQGNHGYGYGSQQTTTTNNSSSGSASFQYPPFSGVGDAPAWSNGTDSIAIIGGNDYNNSWGSQQMNHGHAGAGATGGGYSQRKPYDDSSYQHRNHQGGGYHQGHDGIKNVEQGMQGMGLGGRGDRDVGNHHGNSSSAHGRGGGALSKSDQHHQQQKEAPKKMTWASIASQPAKPQVNTTSTTVKKKGMAPPPMVPGKHNMDIGTWDSPSKNGPGAAMVPTPTPPPIVPPPVIEPSPLAEPPAPVKGANPMGGNHHPQQQQQQQAHHHQQQQQYQQHHQHQQQQQQQNMGPPPGAQNTRWPTIGQAQNPPPAPSQQQNQSGGMMTHPPQQQQPRQDHRPYHQQQHQQGGPQNNRNNYSGPPPSYHHQQQQPPSMQQQQPPPQHPRQSQNHHGGPPPAPVHHQQAERGSYQQPPPQAPPHRQPQAPPPQQQDQVDRVRGNGPSYHDNPPVQPAAPQAQQAPPVVQPPPPARSPTPSAAVAAEVAPAPVVINQLQSKNNYNPPTCDMLDTAHLARFFVIKSYSEDDIHRSIKYEIWCSTEHGNQRLDQAYREREEKGGMVYLFFSVNGSGHFCGIAQMMTAVDYNSISSVWSQDKWKGTFKVRWIYVKDVPNGQLRHVKLENNENKPITNSRDTQEVPNAKGLQALKIIHSYKHTMSIFDDFIHYEQRQLEEDTKKHEPPAPQYGRDGGSGGGRSYGDRGGSYGSGGYNKYNDRDGGGDGYNSRGYEARSYQSSGYNKGSYGGYNNRGGSQYGDRDRGGYQSYDRRNNNNSGNGSNSGDDRDGNNYSDRHDGGGGGGGYQRSYGRPNRDYNYGRDENRGRNEFRSGDDGYRSRGPPPAAVGSEGESGNSVAADNNGGGYRSASRDHYRAGN
- the LOC120424005 gene encoding YTH domain-containing family protein 3-like isoform X3: MNHGHAGAGATGGGYSQRKPYDDSSYQHRNHQGGGYHQGHDGIKNVEQGMQGMGLGGRGDRDVGNHHGNSSSAHGRGGGALSKSDQHHQQQKEAPKKMTWASIASQPAKPQVNTTSTTVKKKGMAPPPMVPGKHNMDIGTWDSPSKNGPGAAMVPTPTPPPIVPPPVIEPSPLAEPPAPVKGANPMGGNHHPQQQQQQQAHHHQQQQQYQQHHQHQQQQQQQNMGPPPGAQNTRWPTIGQAQNPPPAPSQQQNQSGGMMTHPPQQQQPRQDHRPYHQQQHQQGGPQNNRNNYSGPPPSYHHQQQQPPSMQQQQPPPQHPRQSQNHHGGPPPAPVHHQQAERGSYQQPPPQAPPHRQPQAPPPQQQDQVDRVRGNGPSYHDNPPVQPAAPQAQQAPPVVQPPPPARSPTPSAAVAAEVAPAPVVINQLQSKNNYNPPTCDMLDTAHLARFFVIKSYSEDDIHRSIKYEIWCSTEHGNQRLDQAYREREEKGGMVYLFFSVNGSGHFCGIAQMMTAVDYNSISSVWSQDKWKGTFKVRWIYVKDVPNGQLRHVKLENNENKPITNSRDTQEVPNAKGLQALKIIHSYKHTMSIFDDFIHYEQRQLEEDTKKHEPPAPQYGRDGGSGGGRSYGDRGGSYGSGGYNKYNDRDGGGDGYNSRGYEARSYQSSGYNKGSYGGYNNRGGSQYGDRDRGGYQSYDRRNNNNSGNGSNSGDDRDGNNYSDRHDGGGGGGGYQRSYGRPNRDYNYGRDENRGRNEFRSGDDGYRSRGPPPAAVGSEGESGNSVAADNNGGGYRSASRDHYRAGN